From the genome of Bacteroides sp. MSB163, one region includes:
- a CDS encoding IS3 family transposase: MSQRHSTRRKHGCIKFLCDYFGITRQGYYKHVNRHLEVDILTTSIVLYCKELLELMPKAGMRELYACCVSKFGPKMVIGRDRCYDIFRSNGLCQRTSRKRPKTTNSNHNYYIYPDLLNVAPKFVATRLGAMVVADITYVNTGQGWAYLSLLTDAASRAIVGYALYKTLETEGPLKALEMAISFYEKYHIDMSTLIHHSDRGVQYCSNKYVERLKEHQINISMTQCGDPLHNALAERMNNTIKNGWLFDCDDESFEQVSKRIEDAVYVYNHVRPHQGINMRTPMEVLRETVGFTA, from the coding sequence TTGTCACAGAGGCACTCAACCCGACGCAAACATGGTTGTATAAAGTTCCTCTGTGATTACTTCGGCATAACCCGACAAGGTTATTACAAGCATGTGAACCGGCATTTGGAGGTTGATATCCTTACCACAAGCATCGTGTTGTACTGCAAGGAACTGTTGGAGCTCATGCCCAAAGCTGGTATGCGCGAGTTATACGCCTGCTGCGTGAGTAAGTTTGGACCAAAGATGGTTATCGGTCGTGATCGTTGTTATGACATTTTTCGCTCCAATGGTTTGTGTCAACGTACAAGTCGCAAGCGTCCTAAAACAACGAATTCGAACCATAATTACTATATCTACCCCGATCTGTTGAATGTTGCACCCAAATTTGTCGCTACGCGATTGGGCGCTATGGTAGTGGCGGATATAACCTACGTAAACACCGGTCAGGGCTGGGCTTACCTCTCGTTGCTTACCGATGCGGCAAGTCGTGCCATCGTTGGATATGCGCTTTACAAAACTCTTGAGACGGAGGGGCCCTTGAAAGCTTTGGAGATGGCAATATCATTCTATGAGAAGTATCACATAGACATGAGCACTCTTATTCATCATTCCGACCGGGGTGTCCAATATTGCTCAAATAAATATGTAGAGAGGCTTAAAGAGCATCAAATCAACATCAGTATGACGCAGTGTGGTGATCCTTTGCATAATGCATTGGCTGAAAGAATGAACAACACCATTAAAAACGGTTGGCTATTCGACTGTGATGATGAGAGCTTCGAGCAAGTAAGCAAGCGCATTGAAGATGCTGTATATGTATATAATCATGTGCGGCCTCATCAAGGGATAAACATGAGGACACCTATGGAAGTGCTCAGAGAAACGGTAGGATTTACAGCATAA
- a CDS encoding transposase: protein MKYSKKKYNYYSDDERMSYIREYLSSPESKSQFCKRNGFCAKLLTYWLNKYQMEDKAMGISPKPVNSDAIDSSISELQKELSLLRAENRKLHRALADESLRHEACEELINLAESTYHIKVRKNSDAK, encoded by the coding sequence ATGAAATATTCGAAAAAGAAGTACAACTATTACAGTGATGATGAACGAATGTCTTATATTCGTGAGTATTTATCAAGTCCCGAGAGCAAATCTCAGTTTTGTAAGCGTAACGGCTTTTGTGCCAAGCTTCTTACTTATTGGCTTAACAAGTATCAAATGGAAGACAAAGCTATGGGTATATCACCTAAACCGGTAAATAGCGATGCTATTGATTCTAGTATTTCTGAGCTCCAGAAAGAACTATCGCTATTGCGTGCTGAGAACCGTAAACTTCATCGGGCTCTTGCTGATGAGAGTTTACGTCATGAGGCGTGCGAAGAACTCATCAATCTTGCTGAATCCACGTATCATATCAAGGTACGAAAAAACTCCGATGCCAAGTAA
- a CDS encoding Rpn family recombination-promoting nuclease/putative transposase, which translates to MEQKDKYIRFDWAVKRLLRNKANFGVLEGFLTVLLGEPIRIVEILESEGNQQRESEKFNRVDIKARNSKDEIIIVEVQNTREIYYLERILFGVAKAITEHIELGELYSQVKKVYSISILYFDIGKGNDYLYHGQNSFVGVHTGDFLEVTTKEKDAIVRKLPAEIFPEYFLIRVNEFNKVAVTPLEEWIEYLKTGIIRPDTKAPGLEEARRKLIYYNMDRSEQLAYDEHINAVMIQNDVLSTAAEEGRQEGRQEGRQEGRQEGRQEEKIENARTMKSLNISSEVIHQVTGLPLKDIEEL; encoded by the coding sequence ATGGAACAGAAAGACAAATATATACGTTTTGATTGGGCGGTGAAGCGTTTGCTACGCAACAAGGCTAACTTCGGCGTGCTCGAAGGCTTCCTCACTGTATTGCTGGGTGAGCCTATCCGCATTGTCGAGATACTGGAAAGCGAGGGCAACCAGCAACGTGAAAGCGAGAAGTTCAACCGGGTGGACATCAAGGCGCGCAATAGCAAGGATGAAATCATCATCGTTGAGGTGCAGAACACGCGCGAGATATACTATCTGGAGCGCATCCTCTTCGGCGTTGCCAAGGCCATCACGGAGCATATCGAATTGGGAGAACTTTACTCTCAAGTGAAGAAAGTGTACTCCATCAGTATTCTCTATTTCGACATTGGCAAGGGGAATGATTACCTGTATCACGGTCAGAACTCCTTTGTGGGCGTGCATACGGGCGATTTTCTGGAAGTTACCACCAAAGAGAAGGACGCTATTGTGCGTAAGCTACCTGCCGAAATCTTCCCCGAATACTTCCTGATTCGTGTGAATGAGTTCAACAAGGTGGCCGTCACCCCGCTTGAGGAGTGGATAGAGTATCTGAAGACCGGTATCATCCGCCCCGATACGAAAGCTCCCGGACTGGAAGAGGCACGCCGCAAACTGATTTATTATAATATGGACAGGTCGGAACAACTGGCGTATGACGAGCATATCAATGCTGTGATGATTCAGAATGATGTGCTGAGTACGGCGGCGGAGGAAGGAAGACAGGAAGGCAGACAGGAGGGTAGACAAGAGGGTAGACAGGAAGGGAGACAGGAAGAGAAAATAGAGAACGCCCGAACAATGAAATCCTTGAATATCTCTTCCGAGGTCATCCACCAGGTGACGGGTTTACCCCTCAAAGACATAGAAGAGTTATAA
- a CDS encoding glycoside hydrolase family protein, producing the protein MERSLFKFALLGVMLLISHSSFSQITERERPAEWKQLVKGARFMDRFLPMKGNVLSSDTWGADCVLPRYVDNGIEDGIWSYWGGNIRKGEDGKYHLFACGWLECSPKGHMEWPNSYVLHTVSDNLTGPFKPVRIIGKGHNPEIFRAKDGRYVVYVIDGRYVSDDLNGKWEYGKFDFNARDRRIIEGLSNLSFAQREDSSYVMVCRGGGIWVSRDGLSEYNQLTDKRVYPDVDGRFEDPVIWRDHIQYHLIVNDWLGRIAFYLRSKDGVSWVVDPGEAYMPGVAVHADGQVEDWFKYERLKVYQDKYGRAVQANFAVIDTLKNEDKPFDHHSSKNISIPLNPGLLLTILDEKPITSGTKKIRVKIQAEEGFNPQTDIDVNSLRFGASEEVNYGRGCQVLTTENEGKDLIVAFNGKGNGITKDEFAPKLIGKYKDGRMLYGYARLPYIDYIEPILSARAPVFTKSGKGLECTVEVQNFGQVGSKKAMLEIGYKREGKTIKVASGMVPALKPYEKTDILLSAKDVFEEGKEYDLIVTLYSGKKVLSTFNLKKKVLE; encoded by the coding sequence ATGGAAAGAAGCCTCTTTAAATTTGCTCTACTGGGAGTCATGCTCTTGATCAGTCATTCCTCTTTTTCACAAATAACGGAACGGGAACGTCCTGCGGAATGGAAACAATTAGTGAAAGGCGCCCGCTTTATGGATCGCTTCCTGCCGATGAAGGGAAATGTACTTTCATCCGATACATGGGGTGCTGACTGTGTGCTTCCACGTTATGTAGATAATGGCATTGAAGACGGTATCTGGTCCTATTGGGGTGGAAATATCCGAAAAGGCGAGGACGGTAAATATCATCTATTTGCCTGCGGCTGGCTGGAATGTTCACCTAAAGGACACATGGAATGGCCTAACTCATACGTACTTCATACCGTAAGCGATAATCTGACAGGGCCTTTCAAGCCTGTTCGTATCATAGGTAAAGGGCATAATCCTGAAATATTCCGTGCTAAAGATGGCCGGTATGTTGTCTATGTAATTGATGGACGTTATGTATCCGATGATCTGAATGGAAAATGGGAATATGGAAAGTTTGATTTCAATGCACGCGACCGCCGTATTATCGAAGGCCTGTCTAATCTTTCATTTGCCCAGCGTGAAGACAGCTCTTATGTGATGGTTTGTCGTGGTGGTGGTATCTGGGTCAGCAGAGATGGACTATCGGAATACAATCAACTGACCGACAAACGGGTTTATCCGGATGTAGACGGTCGGTTTGAAGATCCCGTAATCTGGCGCGATCATATTCAGTATCACCTGATTGTTAATGATTGGCTGGGACGTATTGCTTTCTATCTTCGTTCGAAGGATGGAGTGAGCTGGGTGGTCGATCCGGGTGAAGCTTATATGCCGGGAGTTGCTGTACATGCAGACGGACAGGTGGAAGACTGGTTCAAATATGAACGCCTTAAAGTGTATCAGGATAAATACGGACGTGCTGTTCAGGCTAATTTCGCGGTAATCGATACGCTTAAAAATGAGGATAAACCTTTTGATCACCATAGTTCAAAGAATATCAGTATTCCCTTGAATCCGGGATTGTTGCTTACCATACTGGACGAGAAACCTATCACCTCGGGTACAAAAAAAATTCGTGTGAAGATACAGGCGGAAGAAGGTTTCAATCCCCAGACGGATATAGATGTAAATTCCTTGCGTTTCGGTGCTTCTGAAGAAGTGAATTATGGCAGAGGCTGCCAGGTTTTGACCACAGAAAATGAGGGCAAGGATTTGATTGTAGCTTTCAATGGCAAAGGAAATGGCATCACTAAAGATGAGTTTGCTCCGAAATTAATTGGAAAATACAAAGATGGAAGAATGCTTTATGGGTATGCGCGTTTGCCATACATTGATTATATAGAACCGATCCTTTCAGCTCGTGCCCCAGTCTTTACCAAATCCGGGAAGGGACTGGAATGTACAGTGGAAGTACAGAATTTCGGTCAGGTCGGCTCGAAGAAAGCGATGTTGGAAATAGGGTATAAAAGGGAAGGAAAAACAATAAAAGTAGCTTCCGGTATGGTTCCGGCATTGAAGCCTTATGAAAAAACAGATATATTGCTTTCTGCTAAAGATGTGTTTGAGGAAGGAAAGGAATATGATTTGATAGTGACACTCTATTCCGGCAAAAAAGTATTGTCAACATTTAATCTGAAAAAGAAAGTGTTGGAGTAA
- a CDS encoding serine hydrolase domain-containing protein, with product MKRYLLLLFFSLTLAYLKAQSNIDTLRLSDYLSKIEQNGQCIGSLAIMKDGKNIYTRRLGKDLLRNKQETEYPLYRVGSITKMFTAVLIYQEIEKGRLKLEDKLSDYFPEIPRAGDITIYQLLEHTAGLGNYVMKNGTYSWMLSYVPNSDIMEEIIRQGILYEPGTDFKYSNSSYYLLANILRKIHKKAYCKILDEEIIRPLGLLVSASGIISDSDEALPYEKNAAGEWVEVPDFYFLNVMGVGDILSPLENINLFLHALFTGKLISKEHLQIMKPYGDDRHGRGMMYMPYHDHKYYGHTGDTFGVRSIGVYNEQEDISIAVSVNGSTIPFSEFLLGIFDSIYGK from the coding sequence ATGAAACGATACCTGCTGTTACTTTTCTTTAGTCTGACTTTGGCTTACCTGAAAGCCCAATCAAATATAGATACTCTGCGACTGTCCGATTATCTTTCTAAAATAGAGCAGAATGGGCAATGTATAGGTTCCCTTGCTATAATGAAAGATGGAAAAAATATTTATACCCGTAGGCTGGGGAAAGATCTTCTCCGGAATAAACAGGAGACCGAATATCCGCTTTACCGGGTGGGATCGATCACCAAGATGTTTACGGCAGTTCTTATCTATCAGGAGATTGAAAAGGGACGATTGAAACTGGAAGATAAATTATCTGATTATTTTCCGGAAATACCACGTGCCGGGGATATTACGATTTACCAGTTGCTGGAACATACGGCTGGACTGGGAAACTATGTTATGAAGAACGGTACATATAGCTGGATGCTTTCATATGTTCCGAACTCTGACATTATGGAAGAGATTATTCGTCAAGGTATCTTGTATGAACCGGGAACGGATTTCAAATATTCCAATAGTAGTTACTATCTGTTGGCTAACATTCTCAGAAAGATTCATAAAAAGGCTTATTGTAAAATTCTGGATGAGGAAATTATCCGTCCTTTAGGATTGCTTGTTTCTGCTTCCGGAATAATCAGTGATAGCGATGAAGCCCTTCCTTATGAGAAGAATGCTGCCGGAGAATGGGTGGAAGTACCGGACTTTTATTTTCTGAATGTCATGGGAGTAGGGGATATTCTTTCGCCACTGGAAAATATCAATCTTTTCTTGCATGCATTATTTACCGGAAAACTGATTTCAAAAGAACACCTGCAAATCATGAAACCTTATGGAGATGACCGACATGGAAGGGGAATGATGTATATGCCTTATCATGATCATAAATACTATGGACATACCGGGGACACTTTTGGAGTTCGTTCCATTGGCGTATATAATGAACAGGAAGATATATCGATAGCTGTGAGTGTCAATGGAAGTACTATTCCTTTCAGTGAATTCTTGTTGGGGATATTTGATTCTATTTATGGAAAGTAG
- a CDS encoding L,D-transpeptidase, with amino-acid sequence MKHSVLFACVVIGLIFAGCRNRQEPPVPIVVQEAEPKDTAVLEFPHPKEKQLNAADISLTKELLYDQHTLEDTYPYKDTVRSFKWDVIRNCLAYIENMQRDTTARWVVLQNYKNLNKEAPLVRKFVRNVYRRVSDTLGVERYQSVPLYLPTDTLVPERYGRDGTIAYLKGEEGSFYRILPATFEEEWLAPRSYLKQLPDSTVFNHVIFVDRLDQNITTLEHVSEGEWKIRSMNPATTGMHAPPYAQETPLGMYLLQQKKKRMVFLKDGSAETGGYAPYASRFTNGAYIHGVPVNAPRTSMIEYSWSLGTTPRSHMCVRNATSHSKFVFDWAPTERSLVVVIE; translated from the coding sequence ATGAAACATTCCGTTCTTTTTGCCTGTGTGGTTATTGGTTTGATTTTTGCCGGATGTCGTAATCGGCAGGAACCACCTGTGCCGATAGTTGTGCAGGAGGCTGAACCTAAAGATACGGCTGTGCTGGAATTTCCTCATCCTAAGGAGAAACAGTTGAACGCTGCCGATATTTCCCTTACCAAAGAATTGCTTTATGACCAGCATACCCTGGAAGATACCTATCCATATAAGGATACGGTACGCTCTTTCAAATGGGATGTCATCCGGAACTGTCTGGCTTATATCGAGAATATGCAGCGCGATACTACTGCAAGGTGGGTCGTGTTACAGAATTATAAGAATCTGAATAAAGAAGCTCCCCTGGTACGTAAGTTCGTGCGGAATGTGTATCGCCGTGTATCTGATACACTGGGTGTGGAGCGTTATCAATCGGTACCGTTATATCTGCCCACTGATACGCTGGTGCCCGAACGTTATGGTAGAGACGGTACTATCGCTTATCTGAAAGGTGAGGAAGGAAGTTTTTACCGGATATTACCCGCCACTTTTGAAGAAGAATGGCTGGCACCACGCAGTTATCTGAAACAATTGCCGGACAGCACCGTCTTTAATCATGTGATTTTTGTCGATCGCCTGGATCAGAATATTACTACCTTGGAACATGTCTCGGAAGGTGAGTGGAAGATACGCAGTATGAATCCCGCCACTACCGGAATGCATGCTCCACCCTATGCCCAGGAAACTCCACTGGGGATGTATCTGCTTCAACAGAAAAAAAAGCGTATGGTGTTCCTGAAAGATGGTTCGGCGGAGACAGGAGGCTATGCCCCCTATGCCAGTCGTTTTACGAACGGAGCTTATATTCACGGAGTGCCGGTGAATGCACCGCGTACAAGTATGATTGAGTATAGCTGGTCGTTAGGGACTACTCCACGTTCGCATATGTGTGTGCGCAATGCCACTTCACATTCCAAGTTTGTTTTCGATTGGGCGCCTACCGAACGCTCTTTGGTTGTGGTGATTGAATAG
- a CDS encoding murein L,D-transpeptidase catalytic domain family protein — protein sequence MLRFIVFILFLFLPCTLFLGGKSSDNTPDSAERAAVSDVEAYASLYRSMQLEGVVNWKAFRQAVAGYYKIDNRKREVLTLIDFSRPSTAKRLFVFDMRERKVLFSSVVSHGKNSGDNYATSFSNEYGSYKSSLGFYLTESTYQGKNGYSLILNGLEKGINDRARERAIVMHGAAYADPSVVSRGGRLGRSFGCPAVPQKLSRPIIDAIKGGSVMYIYAETPDYLAHSSVLKDTDGL from the coding sequence ATGTTGCGATTTATTGTATTCATTTTATTCTTATTTCTTCCTTGTACCTTGTTTCTGGGCGGCAAGTCGTCAGATAACACTCCTGATTCTGCTGAAAGGGCTGCTGTATCTGATGTTGAGGCTTATGCGAGTTTATACCGTTCCATGCAGTTGGAAGGAGTTGTCAACTGGAAAGCTTTCCGGCAGGCTGTGGCAGGTTATTATAAAATAGACAATCGCAAACGGGAGGTGCTGACATTGATAGACTTTTCCCGTCCTTCTACCGCAAAACGTCTTTTTGTATTTGACATGAGGGAACGTAAAGTACTTTTCTCATCGGTCGTTTCCCATGGAAAAAATAGCGGTGATAATTATGCCACTTCCTTTTCTAATGAATATGGTTCCTACAAAAGTTCACTGGGATTCTATCTTACAGAATCTACTTATCAGGGAAAGAATGGATATTCGCTTATTTTGAATGGTTTAGAAAAAGGAATCAACGACCGGGCCCGTGAGCGTGCTATTGTTATGCATGGGGCGGCTTATGCCGATCCTTCGGTAGTCAGTAGAGGGGGACGTCTGGGAAGAAGCTTTGGCTGTCCGGCTGTTCCGCAAAAACTTTCCCGTCCTATCATTGATGCCATCAAAGGAGGAAGTGTGATGTATATCTATGCTGAAACTCCTGATTATCTGGCACACAGTTCAGTCTTAAAAGATACAGACGGACTGTAG
- a CDS encoding MATE family efflux transporter has protein sequence MATSREMTAGRALPLIFNFTMPLLMGNLLQQTYSLVDAAIVGKFLGINALASVGASTSVVFLILGFCNGCCGGFGIPVAQKFGARDYSTMRRYVSVSLQLAAVMSVMIAVVTSILCGDILLMMRTPDIIFQDAYYYLLITFIGVPCTFFYNLLSSIIRALGDSKTPFWFLLFSTILNILLDLFCILVLDWGVAGAAIATVFSQGVSAVLCYGYMMRRFDILRGTPDERKFNGALARTLMYIGVPMGLQFSITAIGSIMLQSANNALGTACVAAFTAAMRIKMFFMCPLESLGIAMATYTGQNYGAGKPERIWMGVKASALMMIIYWAFTFCILMLGARTFALLFVEASELEILKDTELFLHISVSFFPVLGLLCILRYTIQGAGYTNLAMLSGVSEMIARVLVSLYAVPAFGYLAVCFGDPTAWIAAVLFLVPAFIFVYRRLLRMRREQ, from the coding sequence ATGGCAACATCAAGAGAAATGACGGCAGGACGCGCATTGCCGTTGATATTCAATTTCACTATGCCTCTGTTGATGGGAAACCTGCTACAACAGACATACTCTCTGGTAGACGCGGCAATCGTGGGTAAATTCTTGGGTATTAACGCACTGGCCTCGGTTGGAGCAAGTACTTCGGTCGTTTTCCTTATTCTTGGTTTCTGCAATGGGTGTTGTGGAGGTTTCGGCATTCCTGTGGCACAGAAGTTCGGAGCGCGGGATTACAGTACGATGCGTCGTTATGTATCGGTCAGTTTGCAACTGGCAGCGGTGATGTCGGTGATGATTGCGGTAGTTACGAGTATTCTGTGTGGGGATATTCTGCTGATGATGCGTACACCGGATATCATATTCCAGGATGCCTACTATTATTTATTGATAACGTTTATCGGAGTTCCCTGTACTTTCTTTTATAATTTGCTGTCCAGCATCATTCGTGCTTTGGGCGATAGCAAGACGCCTTTCTGGTTTCTGTTGTTTTCTACTATACTTAATATCCTGCTCGACTTGTTCTGTATCCTGGTATTGGATTGGGGAGTGGCGGGAGCCGCCATCGCTACGGTCTTTTCACAAGGTGTATCGGCTGTGTTGTGCTATGGATACATGATGCGCCGTTTTGATATATTGCGGGGAACACCGGATGAACGGAAGTTCAATGGTGCCTTGGCACGGACACTGATGTATATCGGTGTACCTATGGGATTACAATTTTCGATTACCGCTATCGGAAGCATTATGTTGCAAAGTGCCAACAATGCATTGGGAACTGCTTGTGTAGCCGCTTTTACCGCTGCCATGCGCATCAAGATGTTCTTTATGTGTCCGCTTGAAAGTCTGGGCATTGCTATGGCTACCTATACCGGACAGAATTATGGTGCGGGCAAGCCCGAACGCATCTGGATGGGAGTGAAGGCAAGTGCATTAATGATGATTATTTATTGGGCATTTACGTTCTGCATATTGATGCTGGGGGCACGTACGTTTGCCTTGCTTTTTGTGGAAGCGTCTGAACTGGAAATATTGAAGGACACGGAGTTGTTCCTGCATATTTCCGTGTCCTTCTTCCCAGTCTTGGGACTGCTTTGTATTCTGCGATATACCATTCAGGGAGCGGGATATACCAATCTTGCTATGCTTTCCGGAGTTTCCGAAATGATAGCACGTGTGTTGGTCAGTCTTTATGCAGTGCCCGCTTTCGGCTATCTCGCGGTCTGCTTCGGTGATCCGACGGCATGGATTGCGGCTGTCCTGTTCCTGGTGCCGGCATTTATTTTTGTATATCGGAGGTTGCTCCGGATGAGGAGAGAACAGTGA
- a CDS encoding glycoside hydrolase family 97 protein: MKRLPYYSLIWVSFIVFLCTGCHPASQLSVSSPDGNLCLHVKTENGKLYYELSRNGKPILDKSRLGFILKEDTLADHLEITEALHHSFGGTWEQIWGEDRIVENNYHEMTIHVQETSAHKRKFNVVFRLFNDGFGFRYEFPEQEALKDFVIMDELTEFALTDDHKAWSIPYEAHFYEALYEAAPVSKLGWVSTPLTMETNDGLFLSIHEANLTDYAAMNLIPKEGSTTLKANLTPWSTGEKVFMKAPGVTPWRTMIVAESAGDLLLSRLMLNLNEPCRIQDTSWIQPGRYIGIWWTYHMHKHTWHTGPRHGATTANALRHIDFAARHGFQGVLIEGWNKGWDTYHFNFTEPYPDFDLKQITDYAASKGVTLIGHHETDGWVSDYENQIEAAFNLYKDHGVQIIKTGYVGKLLDGKERHSSQFGIRHYRKVIELAADKHIMIDNHEPVMPTGLQRTFPNLMTQEGVRGQEWDAWDKDGGNPPVHTTTIPFTRGLAGPMDFTPGTFRFENPVLPQTRVQTTLAKQLALSVVLYSPLQMASDEIENYERNPEPFSFITACPTTWEQTIIPEAKIGEYVTIARKERGSSGRWFIGSITNEQPREIQLPLSFLDKGKRYKAVIYRDGDKADYRTNPYPVIIEEQEVTGESTLQIAQAPGGGTGIILTVLSSSGATSDIQK, translated from the coding sequence ATGAAAAGACTTCCTTATTATTCCCTGATATGGGTAAGCTTTATCGTTTTCCTCTGCACAGGTTGCCATCCGGCATCGCAACTCTCTGTAAGTTCTCCCGATGGTAATCTCTGCCTGCATGTAAAAACAGAAAACGGAAAACTCTATTATGAACTCTCACGAAATGGAAAGCCTATACTCGATAAGTCACGCCTCGGGTTTATCCTGAAAGAAGATACACTTGCTGACCATCTGGAAATAACAGAAGCTCTTCATCATTCATTCGGTGGGACATGGGAACAAATCTGGGGAGAAGACCGGATTGTGGAAAACAACTATCATGAGATGACCATCCATGTACAGGAAACATCCGCACACAAACGAAAATTCAATGTTGTGTTCCGGCTGTTCAATGACGGGTTCGGCTTCCGCTACGAATTTCCGGAACAGGAAGCATTAAAAGACTTTGTGATCATGGATGAACTTACAGAGTTTGCATTGACCGATGATCATAAAGCCTGGTCCATACCTTACGAAGCACATTTTTATGAAGCACTCTACGAGGCAGCTCCTGTCAGTAAACTCGGTTGGGTAAGCACACCGCTCACTATGGAAACCAATGACGGACTTTTCCTGAGTATCCATGAAGCCAATCTGACAGATTATGCAGCCATGAATCTTATCCCTAAAGAAGGTAGTACGACCCTGAAAGCCAATCTCACTCCATGGTCTACGGGAGAAAAGGTTTTTATGAAAGCTCCCGGTGTCACTCCCTGGCGCACGATGATTGTTGCTGAAAGCGCAGGTGATTTACTCCTGTCACGCCTTATGCTGAATCTGAACGAGCCTTGCCGCATTCAGGATACATCCTGGATACAACCCGGAAGATACATTGGAATCTGGTGGACTTACCACATGCATAAACACACCTGGCACACAGGCCCACGCCACGGCGCTACCACTGCCAATGCACTGCGGCATATAGACTTTGCCGCCCGACACGGTTTTCAGGGAGTACTTATTGAAGGTTGGAACAAAGGTTGGGATACTTATCATTTCAACTTTACCGAACCGTATCCTGACTTTGACCTGAAACAGATCACCGACTATGCCGCTTCCAAAGGCGTGACGCTTATCGGCCATCATGAAACGGACGGCTGGGTATCTGATTATGAAAACCAAATAGAAGCAGCCTTCAATTTATATAAAGATCACGGCGTGCAAATAATCAAAACAGGCTATGTAGGCAAACTACTGGATGGCAAAGAGCGACACAGCAGCCAGTTCGGTATACGCCACTACCGGAAAGTTATTGAACTGGCAGCCGACAAGCATATTATGATTGACAATCACGAACCCGTGATGCCCACCGGACTGCAACGTACCTTCCCCAATCTGATGACACAAGAAGGTGTACGAGGGCAGGAATGGGATGCCTGGGACAAAGATGGCGGCAATCCTCCCGTACACACTACCACCATTCCCTTCACCCGTGGGCTGGCAGGTCCCATGGATTTCACCCCCGGCACTTTCCGCTTCGAAAATCCGGTGTTGCCTCAGACGCGTGTACAAACAACGCTTGCCAAACAATTGGCTTTATCCGTTGTGTTATACAGTCCCCTGCAAATGGCCTCCGATGAAATAGAAAACTACGAACGGAACCCTGAACCGTTTTCATTCATCACCGCCTGCCCTACTACTTGGGAACAAACCATAATACCCGAAGCAAAAATAGGCGAATATGTGACGATTGCCCGTAAAGAACGTGGAAGCAGCGGACGTTGGTTCATAGGAAGCATTACTAATGAACAACCTCGGGAGATACAACTCCCCCTCTCCTTTCTGGATAAAGGAAAACGATATAAGGCTGTTATCTACAGAGATGGAGATAAGGCTGATTATCGTACCAACCCGTATCCGGTGATAATAGAAGAACAGGAAGTAACCGGTGAATCGACCCTGCAAATAGCACAGGCACCGGGAGGAGGCACGGGAATTATACTCACTGTTCTCTCCTCATCCGGAGCAACCTCCGATATACAAAAATAA
- a CDS encoding CBM35 domain-containing protein, whose translation MKLYNLLLIASCLLLSCKESDSGQDNDGNQENTYSGAGYVTGLENSGANVLFAVEVPQAGDYPLEIRY comes from the coding sequence ATGAAACTATATAATCTATTACTGATAGCCTCCTGTCTCCTGTTATCCTGCAAGGAATCCGACTCCGGGCAGGATAACGATGGCAACCAAGAGAACACTTACAGTGGTGCCGGCTACGTCACAGGACTTGAAAACTCCGGCGCCAATGTACTCTTTGCAGTGGAAGTTCCCCAAGCGGGGGACTATCCGCTGGAAATCAGATATTGA